Proteins encoded together in one Candidatus Nitrosocaldus cavascurensis window:
- the fsa gene encoding fructose-6-phosphate aldolase, with translation MVQIFLDTANLDAIRKYNDMGILDGVTTNPTLLAKENSDPIEIMKEIIRIVKGPVSLEVVSTDIDGMLEEAHRLARFGTNAVIKIPMTPDGLKAIKRLSSEGIKTNCTLVFSPNQAILAAKAGATYVSPFIGRLDDAGHDGMQVIRDTVQIFRNYNFSTKVLVASVRHPVHVVEAAKIGADVITMPPDVLEKMIKHPLTDKGLSTFLADWEKVKRMNPNIDLSLVQP, from the coding sequence ATGGTTCAGATATTCCTTGATACTGCAAACTTGGATGCAATAAGGAAGTACAACGATATGGGTATACTGGATGGTGTAACAACCAACCCTACACTTCTAGCAAAGGAGAATAGTGACCCAATAGAGATAATGAAGGAGATAATCAGGATAGTCAAGGGTCCAGTTAGCCTTGAGGTTGTAAGCACTGATATTGATGGGATGCTTGAAGAGGCTCACAGACTAGCAAGGTTTGGTACAAATGCTGTTATAAAGATACCCATGACCCCAGATGGTCTCAAGGCAATAAAGAGGTTATCAAGTGAAGGGATAAAGACAAACTGTACATTAGTATTCTCTCCAAACCAAGCTATACTTGCAGCTAAGGCTGGAGCAACTTATGTTAGCCCATTCATAGGGAGGCTTGATGATGCTGGGCATGATGGAATGCAGGTTATAAGGGATACAGTACAGATATTCAGGAACTACAACTTCAGTACTAAGGTTCTTGTTGCTAGCGTAAGGCATCCAGTGCATGTTGTAGAGGCAGCAAAGATTGGGGCAGATGTTATAACCATGCCACCAGATGTGCTTGAGAAGATGATAAAGCATCCATTAACTGATAAGGGCTTGAGTACATTCCTTGCTGATTGGGAGAAGGTTAAGAGGATGAACCCTAACATAGACCTTAGCCTTGTACAGCCATGA
- a CDS encoding DUF4332 domain-containing protein: MCRIWREEVSDLSNFEDLQKILKTLREENEVLRQRVARMAELEKENEALKNRIAEMSKSFTLTVEPATLIKAIQSDLLKVDEFALKQERSTTYVVSDLNVQLKAVVTQKDDKVALALPSRAEDIRPELLSTINISIKPIPLPYRAGAQPQPQPKPRPVEVIEGIGPKLGSVLRAKGLSTVADLARASARDLTTIGIDEKSASKFIGMARLMAMSEFAGLEGMDEQAAELLVIAGKVDSREMLAKSDPEELFKILDSAIKERRVRVPKGYRLSIEDVRRWIDSARKSVGS, from the coding sequence ATGTGCAGGATATGGAGGGAGGAGGTGAGTGATCTGTCAAACTTTGAGGATCTGCAGAAGATACTTAAGACTTTAAGAGAAGAGAATGAGGTCTTGAGGCAGAGAGTTGCTAGGATGGCAGAGTTGGAGAAGGAGAATGAAGCCTTGAAGAATAGGATAGCAGAGATGAGCAAGAGCTTCACACTAACTGTAGAGCCTGCTACACTCATAAAGGCTATCCAGAGCGACCTTCTCAAGGTTGATGAGTTTGCACTCAAGCAGGAGCGTAGCACAACATACGTTGTCTCTGATCTTAATGTACAGTTGAAGGCTGTTGTTACACAGAAGGATGATAAGGTTGCATTAGCACTTCCATCAAGGGCAGAGGATATAAGGCCTGAATTGCTTAGCACGATAAACATATCCATAAAGCCTATACCATTACCCTATAGAGCAGGGGCTCAACCACAACCACAGCCTAAACCTAGACCAGTTGAGGTTATAGAGGGTATAGGACCAAAGTTGGGCAGCGTATTGAGGGCTAAAGGGCTTAGCACTGTAGCAGATCTTGCTAGAGCATCAGCAAGAGATCTTACTACTATAGGTATAGATGAGAAGAGCGCAAGCAAGTTCATAGGTATGGCTAGACTCATGGCAATGAGCGAGTTTGCAGGGCTAGAAGGGATGGATGAGCAGGCAGCAGAGTTGCTTGTTATAGCAGGGAAGGTAGACTCTAGGGAGATGCTTGCAAAGAGTGATCCAGAAGAGCTCTTCAAAATACTTGACAGTGCAATAAAGGAGAGGAGGGTTAGGGTACCCAAGGGATACAGACTGAGCATAGAGGATGTTAGGAGATGGATAGACTCTGCAAGGAAGAGCGTTGGTAGCTGA
- a CDS encoding transcriptional regulator, producing the protein MQHGRRAMGIVVFVTSIAAFMLYAWLLLASEWSLLIIKYTTLMLVACITGIFAWLGLSIAIAKSKSSRSSSSSRSGDGGHKG; encoded by the coding sequence ATGCAGCATGGAAGGAGGGCAATGGGAATAGTAGTTTTCGTAACAAGTATAGCAGCATTTATGCTCTATGCTTGGCTACTCTTAGCATCTGAATGGAGCCTGCTTATCATAAAGTACACAACACTCATGCTAGTTGCATGCATAACAGGTATATTTGCATGGCTTGGGTTGAGTATTGCTATAGCAAAGAGTAAGAGCAGTAGGAGTAGTAGCAGCAGCAGGAGTGGTGATGGTGGGCATAAGGGTTGA
- a CDS encoding class I SAM-dependent methyltransferase, whose product MPMLKEALRGILSEEEIKHLYTSFDVIGQIAIIKVPDELLEKRYEIGNAIMRSIKHVRSVYMQVSPVKDTYRVREVECIAGVDDTLTIYKEHGCRFKVDVAKVYFSPRLSTERARIASLVRDGESIVNMFAGVCTFSIIIAKRNPTCTVYSIDINPDAVMLCSENSRLNKVEDRVHVILGDAKEVITGMLMNKADRVLMPLPEKAKEYMQYALMAVKVGQECFIHYFTHVRGSKDKVYDMCREELDGIMQSYGRYSVDGLEYRYTFNIASMRIVREVGPRVYQVVVDITVRKSLYK is encoded by the coding sequence ATGCCCATGCTCAAGGAAGCATTGAGAGGCATACTTAGCGAGGAGGAGATAAAGCATCTCTACACTTCATTTGATGTTATAGGCCAGATTGCAATAATAAAGGTGCCAGATGAGTTGCTAGAGAAGAGGTATGAGATAGGCAATGCAATAATGAGGAGTATCAAGCATGTGAGGAGTGTTTACATGCAGGTATCTCCAGTGAAGGATACCTATAGGGTAAGGGAGGTTGAGTGTATAGCAGGTGTTGATGATACACTAACCATATACAAGGAGCATGGGTGCAGGTTCAAGGTTGATGTTGCAAAGGTTTACTTCTCCCCAAGGTTATCAACAGAGAGGGCAAGGATAGCCTCCCTTGTAAGGGATGGGGAGAGTATAGTGAATATGTTTGCAGGTGTATGCACGTTCTCAATAATAATAGCGAAGAGGAACCCTACATGTACTGTGTATAGCATAGATATAAACCCAGATGCTGTAATGCTATGCAGTGAGAATTCTAGGCTGAATAAGGTTGAGGATAGGGTTCATGTAATCCTTGGGGATGCTAAAGAGGTTATAACAGGGATGCTTATGAACAAGGCTGATAGGGTGCTGATGCCATTACCAGAGAAGGCCAAGGAGTACATGCAGTATGCTCTCATGGCAGTTAAGGTTGGGCAAGAGTGCTTCATACACTACTTCACGCATGTAAGGGGTAGCAAGGATAAGGTGTACGATATGTGCAGGGAGGAGTTGGATGGTATCATGCAAAGTTATGGTAGATACAGTGTTGATGGGCTTGAGTACAGGTATACATTCAACATAGCAAGCATGAGGATAGTTAGGGAGGTTGGACCAAGGGTGTACCAAGTAGTTGTTGATATAACAGTTAGAAAATCTTTATATAAATGA
- a CDS encoding transketolase, which yields MMMQAQDLLRLKEIARRTRRLIIESVAEAGSGHPGGSLSAVELVVALYFHKMRHDPKNPKWEDRDRFILSKGHAAPLLYAVLAQAGYFPIEELKTLRKLGSMLQGHPDFRTPGVEYCAGSEGIGLSVGIGLALAAKLDGKGYRTYVLLGDGEMQEGQVWEAAMAAVKYRLDNLTAIVDRNGIQQDGLTENIMPLEPLAAKWKAFNWNVIQIDGYDFEQIIDAYNKAEETLNRPTVIIAHTTKGKGVSFMEWSPQWHGQAPKKEQVSKILEEMGLL from the coding sequence ATGATGATGCAGGCACAGGATCTGCTTAGGCTCAAGGAGATAGCAAGGAGGACTAGGAGGCTTATCATAGAATCTGTAGCGGAGGCTGGATCAGGGCATCCAGGTGGCTCACTCTCTGCCGTTGAGTTGGTAGTAGCATTGTACTTCCACAAGATGAGGCATGACCCAAAGAACCCAAAGTGGGAGGATAGGGATAGGTTCATACTATCAAAGGGGCATGCTGCCCCATTGCTCTATGCTGTACTTGCTCAGGCAGGGTACTTCCCAATAGAGGAGTTGAAGACCCTTAGGAAGTTGGGTAGCATGCTCCAAGGACATCCAGACTTTAGGACTCCAGGGGTTGAGTACTGTGCTGGCTCTGAGGGTATAGGGTTATCTGTAGGTATTGGGCTTGCTCTAGCAGCAAAGCTTGATGGCAAAGGTTACAGAACGTATGTGCTCCTAGGGGATGGGGAGATGCAGGAGGGGCAGGTGTGGGAGGCTGCAATGGCTGCTGTTAAGTACAGACTAGATAACCTTACAGCAATAGTTGATAGGAATGGGATACAGCAGGACGGGCTTACAGAGAATATAATGCCTTTAGAACCTTTGGCAGCAAAATGGAAGGCATTCAACTGGAACGTTATCCAGATAGATGGTTATGACTTTGAGCAGATAATAGATGCATACAACAAGGCTGAAGAGACCCTTAATAGGCCTACTGTTATAATAGCACACACAACGAAGGGCAAGGGTGTATCGTTCATGGAGTGGTCACCACAGTGGCATGGTCAAGCACCAAAGAAGGAGCAGGTTAGCAAGATACTGGAGGAGATGGGACTGCTATGA
- a CDS encoding transketolase family protein: MSKASKKMGDMRTGYGEELAELGSMRKDVVVVGADTTQSLKTSLFGYKFPERFFNIGIAESNAVSIAAGLALAGKIAFVSTYAAFIPGKCVDQIRNAIAYPNLNVKIVASHAGLSVGPDGASHQQVEDIATMRVIPNMKVLAPADEYSTRRLVFVMAESSGPCYMRLARPKSPVVYEDDARFAIGSSNILRDGSDVAIIACGLMVAEALDAADILAEEGISCRVIDMYSIKPIDSDAIVKAARDTGAIVTAEEHNIIGGLGSAVAEVVCEHAPCIMKRVGVKDTFGESGEHEELLAKYGLKARDIASAAREAVRAKQRIDSR; this comes from the coding sequence ATGAGCAAGGCAAGTAAGAAGATGGGTGATATGCGTACAGGGTATGGAGAGGAACTAGCAGAACTTGGTAGCATGAGGAAGGATGTTGTTGTAGTTGGTGCAGATACAACACAGTCACTCAAGACCTCGCTATTTGGCTACAAGTTCCCTGAGCGATTCTTCAACATAGGCATTGCTGAATCAAATGCGGTATCTATAGCAGCAGGTCTAGCACTTGCAGGGAAGATAGCGTTTGTAAGCACTTATGCTGCATTCATCCCTGGCAAGTGTGTTGATCAGATAAGGAATGCGATAGCCTACCCAAACCTTAACGTTAAGATAGTTGCATCCCATGCTGGCTTGAGCGTTGGACCTGATGGTGCATCCCATCAACAGGTTGAGGATATAGCAACTATGCGTGTAATACCAAATATGAAGGTTCTTGCTCCTGCTGATGAGTACTCAACAAGGAGGCTTGTATTTGTAATGGCAGAGAGTAGTGGTCCATGCTATATGAGGTTAGCAAGACCAAAGTCCCCAGTTGTTTATGAGGATGATGCTAGGTTTGCCATAGGTTCAAGTAACATCCTTAGGGATGGTAGTGATGTAGCAATAATTGCATGTGGCTTAATGGTTGCTGAGGCGCTGGATGCTGCAGATATCCTCGCTGAGGAGGGTATATCATGCAGAGTTATAGACATGTACTCCATAAAGCCAATAGACTCTGATGCTATAGTGAAGGCAGCAAGGGATACTGGTGCAATAGTAACTGCAGAGGAGCATAACATCATTGGGGGCTTGGGCTCTGCAGTTGCAGAGGTTGTATGTGAGCATGCCCCATGCATAATGAAGAGGGTAGGCGTTAAAGATACGTTTGGTGAGTCTGGGGAGCATGAAGAACTGCTAGCAAAGTATGGTCTTAAGGCAAGGGATATAGCAAGTGCTGCTAGAGAGGCTGTTAGAGCAAAGCAAAGAATAGATAGTAGATGA
- the rpe gene encoding ribulose-phosphate 3-epimerase, with protein sequence MNTAGSKRVIDARNNTVMVAPSILAADLANLCSVASSTEEAGADMLHLDVIDGHFAPNITFGPDTIRALRRCTSLPFDTHLMISEPLKYLERFIKAGCDIVTVHVEVCNASIFREICTILKSNRVGVGIALNPNTDLPPWAIDSIHDVDVVNVMSVYPGFPGQRFIPSTLEKMSRLGQILRDHGASSLIEADGGIDASNVYDVASAGARIIVAGNGVYSNSDIASAIRSIRERAMLAIDTSASIDKERRKEGNKEGDEEG encoded by the coding sequence ATGAATACTGCTGGTAGTAAGAGAGTGATAGATGCTAGAAACAACACTGTAATGGTTGCACCATCAATACTTGCTGCTGACCTTGCAAACCTATGCTCTGTAGCATCAAGCACTGAGGAGGCTGGTGCAGACATGCTCCATCTTGATGTTATAGATGGTCACTTTGCTCCCAACATAACGTTTGGCCCTGATACGATAAGAGCATTAAGGCGATGCACATCCTTGCCATTCGATACCCATCTCATGATCTCTGAACCCCTCAAGTACCTTGAGAGGTTCATAAAGGCTGGTTGTGATATAGTTACTGTGCATGTTGAGGTATGCAATGCAAGCATATTCAGAGAGATTTGCACCATCCTTAAGAGCAACAGGGTTGGAGTAGGTATAGCATTAAACCCTAATACAGATCTACCACCATGGGCTATTGATAGCATACATGATGTAGATGTTGTTAATGTCATGTCTGTATACCCTGGATTCCCTGGGCAGAGGTTCATACCATCTACACTTGAGAAGATGAGTAGGCTTGGTCAAATACTAAGAGATCATGGTGCATCATCACTCATAGAGGCTGATGGAGGTATAGATGCAAGCAATGTTTATGATGTTGCTAGTGCAGGAGCAAGGATAATAGTTGCTGGTAATGGTGTGTATAGCAATAGCGATATAGCCTCAGCGATAAGGAGTATAAGGGAGAGGGCAATGTTAGCAATAGATACAAGTGCGAGTATTGACAAAGAAAGAAGGAAAGAAGGAAATAAAGAAGGAGATGAGGAGGGATGA
- a CDS encoding VWA domain-containing protein has protein sequence MWQPNDAKAYEYYESKGSSSNSSSNSSSDAQGIPRELVNRMLLAIGKEVLKNSDSTTMDELEKMMEKMIVEEMTKMGSVSKSLNCNDRDDHVKSISSRSMLAYLEGEGYINRGRKRMLTGKGFMSIGMLMLKDVLKAFKSNTLGMHETSKSGHGTTILESSKRYEQDDDLKDLNVPKSMLNAVERIMREKGSVELPIEFKVEDLEQYELLNEVKMAVVYCIDLSSTMRYSSLNDDVSRIEAAKKALWCLYILNRKFFPSDSIHLLGFGALATKIMPQDIPYLKTFEPGHDFLHYTNYQAAFRLAVKILNKEDATSKRVVLITDGQPSACFVDSEAEKERILNARPYSHFYKPDKAMLDALRDEHGMRVDTASGSLVYLCYRYRQVDPYVAAKTILEAKKCKRLGIDVDTLMVSEEDVLLKFVNDMERLVKGRSYYISPSDLGRVLITDYIHNKRQVVRASSR, from the coding sequence ATGTGGCAACCTAACGATGCTAAGGCTTATGAGTACTATGAGAGCAAGGGCAGTAGTAGCAATAGCAGTAGCAATAGTAGTAGTGATGCTCAAGGCATACCTAGAGAGTTAGTGAATAGGATGCTACTTGCCATAGGGAAGGAGGTACTCAAGAATAGTGATAGTACAACCATGGATGAGTTGGAGAAGATGATGGAGAAGATGATAGTTGAGGAGATGACCAAGATGGGTAGTGTTAGTAAGAGCCTTAATTGTAATGATAGGGATGATCATGTGAAGAGTATAAGCAGTAGATCCATGCTGGCATACCTTGAGGGAGAAGGTTACATAAACAGAGGAAGGAAGAGGATGCTTACAGGCAAGGGGTTCATGAGTATAGGGATGCTCATGCTCAAGGATGTGCTAAAGGCATTCAAGAGCAACACTCTAGGCATGCATGAGACTAGCAAGAGTGGCCATGGTACAACTATACTTGAGAGTAGTAAGAGGTATGAACAGGATGATGATCTCAAGGATCTCAATGTGCCTAAGAGCATGCTTAATGCTGTTGAGAGGATAATGAGGGAGAAGGGGAGTGTTGAACTACCAATAGAGTTCAAGGTGGAGGATCTGGAGCAGTATGAGTTGCTCAACGAGGTTAAGATGGCAGTGGTATACTGCATAGACCTAAGTTCTACAATGCGCTACTCCTCGCTTAACGATGATGTTAGCAGGATAGAGGCTGCAAAAAAGGCGCTCTGGTGCCTCTACATCCTTAACAGGAAGTTCTTCCCATCAGATAGCATACACCTACTAGGCTTTGGTGCACTAGCAACCAAGATAATGCCCCAAGATATACCATATCTAAAGACATTCGAGCCAGGACATGACTTTCTGCACTATACAAACTATCAAGCAGCATTCAGGCTTGCAGTGAAGATACTCAACAAGGAGGATGCTACAAGCAAGAGGGTAGTGCTTATAACAGATGGTCAGCCAAGTGCATGCTTCGTTGATAGCGAGGCTGAGAAGGAGAGGATACTCAATGCTAGACCATACTCACACTTCTACAAGCCAGATAAGGCTATGCTTGATGCGTTAAGGGATGAGCATGGGATGAGGGTAGATACTGCAAGTGGTTCACTAGTATATCTCTGCTATAGGTATAGACAGGTTGATCCATACGTTGCTGCAAAGACGATACTTGAGGCTAAGAAGTGCAAGAGGCTTGGCATAGATGTTGATACACTCATGGTGAGTGAGGAGGATGTACTTCTCAAGTTCGTTAATGATATGGAGAGGCTTGTTAAGGGTAGATCATACTACATAAGCCCATCAGATCTTGGTAGAGTGCTTATAACAGATTACATACATAATAAGAGGCAGGTTGTTAGGGCATCTAGCAGATAA
- a CDS encoding ribosome biogenesis/translation initiation ATPase RLI, giving the protein MMHRIAVIDKDLCKPKNCSLECIAFCPLNRDGGKCITLSEEDRSKAIAVIDEDICNGCGICVKKCPFEAITIINLAEELEERKVHQYGQNSFRLYNIPVPRSNAVVGLLGRNGIGKSTVLNIVAGLLKPNLGRYDDEPSWDEVIEHFRGTAVKEHLKAVAEKRLRVAMKPQQVYLIAKVFKGTARELLDRYDESGDAMHYAKRLALDDSLDRYVNELSGGELQRLAVAVAASKDADLYLFDEPSSYNDVYQRLEVARVINEIAGKGKSVMIVEHDLTMLDYLSDYVHILYGEPGVYGMVSDAMSTNTAINEFLQGYISSINVRFRDRAFRFESATSGEDLIMEEVVAEYTRIEKSHPGFRLVADGARVRKGEVVGIVGANALGKTTLMRMIAGVDKPDAGEFRMNARISYKPQYLEQDYEYDVRTLLSEAYGKGIEGSSAEALIVEPLRIRKMYDKMVKNLSGGELQKVAIASCLLRDADIYAMDEPSAFLDVEDRITVARFIQRFVKGQGRSAIIVDHDMHMVDMVADTLIVFTGMPGREGYATRTLSKRDGMNLFLKGLDVTFRRDEESNRPRINKMHSRLDRMQKEKGLYYAI; this is encoded by the coding sequence TTGATGCATAGGATAGCGGTTATAGATAAGGATCTATGCAAACCAAAGAACTGCAGTCTAGAGTGCATAGCATTCTGCCCTCTCAACAGGGATGGGGGCAAGTGTATAACACTGAGCGAGGAGGATAGGAGCAAGGCTATTGCAGTAATAGATGAGGATATATGCAATGGCTGTGGCATATGCGTGAAGAAGTGCCCATTCGAGGCAATAACCATAATCAACCTTGCTGAGGAGTTGGAGGAGAGGAAGGTCCATCAGTATGGACAGAACTCTTTCAGGCTTTACAACATACCAGTACCAAGAAGCAATGCTGTTGTAGGATTACTTGGCAGGAATGGTATAGGGAAGAGCACTGTACTCAACATCGTTGCAGGGCTACTTAAGCCAAACCTTGGAAGGTATGATGATGAACCATCATGGGATGAGGTTATTGAGCACTTTAGAGGCACAGCAGTAAAGGAGCATCTCAAGGCAGTTGCTGAGAAGAGGCTAAGGGTTGCTATGAAACCACAGCAGGTCTATCTCATAGCAAAGGTCTTCAAGGGTACTGCTAGGGAACTTCTAGACAGATATGATGAGAGTGGTGATGCGATGCATTATGCTAAGAGGCTTGCCCTTGATGATTCTCTAGACAGATATGTTAATGAGTTGAGTGGAGGGGAACTGCAAAGGTTGGCTGTTGCAGTTGCAGCAAGCAAGGATGCTGACCTCTACCTCTTCGATGAGCCATCATCCTACAACGATGTATATCAGAGACTTGAGGTTGCTAGAGTGATAAATGAGATAGCAGGTAAGGGCAAGAGTGTTATGATAGTTGAACATGACCTAACCATGCTTGATTACCTTAGCGATTACGTGCATATACTCTATGGTGAGCCTGGTGTGTATGGCATGGTATCTGATGCAATGAGCACTAACACAGCAATAAACGAGTTCCTTCAAGGCTACATATCAAGCATAAATGTAAGGTTTAGGGATAGGGCATTCAGGTTCGAGTCTGCTACAAGCGGGGAGGATCTTATAATGGAGGAGGTTGTTGCTGAGTATACTAGGATAGAGAAGAGCCATCCTGGGTTCAGGCTTGTTGCTGATGGTGCAAGGGTTAGGAAGGGTGAGGTTGTTGGTATAGTTGGTGCTAATGCCCTTGGCAAGACAACGTTGATGAGGATGATAGCAGGTGTTGATAAGCCTGATGCTGGGGAGTTCAGGATGAATGCAAGGATATCCTACAAACCACAGTATCTTGAGCAAGATTATGAGTATGATGTTAGAACCCTTCTATCTGAAGCGTATGGGAAGGGTATAGAGGGGAGTAGTGCTGAGGCACTTATAGTTGAGCCTTTAAGGATAAGGAAGATGTATGATAAGATGGTAAAGAATCTAAGTGGAGGGGAGTTGCAGAAGGTTGCAATAGCCTCCTGCCTGCTAAGGGATGCTGATATATATGCTATGGATGAACCATCAGCATTCCTAGATGTTGAGGATAGGATAACCGTAGCAAGGTTCATACAGAGGTTTGTGAAGGGGCAGGGTAGATCTGCAATAATAGTTGATCATGATATGCATATGGTTGATATGGTTGCAGATACGCTCATAGTATTCACTGGCATGCCAGGAAGGGAAGGGTATGCTACAAGAACGTTGAGCAAGAGGGATGGGATGAACCTCTTCCTTAAAGGGTTGGATGTAACGTTCAGGAGGGATGAGGAGAGCAATAGACCAAGGATAAACAAGATGCATAGCAGGCTTGATAGGATGCAGAAGGAGAAGGGTTTATACTATGCTATATGA
- a CDS encoding bifunctional heptose 7-phosphate kinase/heptose 1-phosphate adenyltransferase, which yields MVQSTSSPTSISRDRFRDILASIAGKKVLVVGDLMLDHYVETRVKRLSREHLIPINEVVDEQYFAGGAANLAVNIASLGGKVSVVGMVGDDNEGRVLCSILEARGIDIKHVITSKSRPTPLKSRYHIAGSIYLRIDREVREDVDRGTTSSLIGAVEDCVDDVNCICVSDYDKGTVTPLLLRSITRIAVERGIMLIGQPKVKHYKDFIGFDYLRSTMAEAVRATGIKIMNESSFHNLGVHLLSSLNCKALVLSRNRGLTIFKGNSMINIPFFVQKEYMSAIGIRDATMAIFALALASNADVVEASILSNVVAATATIKPETMIVSFKDIEASLYSKEIEEGISQVPLYK from the coding sequence TTGGTTCAATCAACGTCATCACCAACCTCCATATCAAGGGATAGGTTCAGGGATATACTTGCAAGTATCGCTGGTAAGAAGGTTCTAGTTGTAGGCGACCTTATGCTTGATCACTATGTTGAGACTAGGGTTAAGAGGCTCTCTAGGGAGCATCTCATCCCTATTAATGAGGTTGTTGATGAGCAGTACTTTGCTGGCGGTGCAGCAAACCTTGCAGTTAACATAGCCTCCCTTGGAGGCAAGGTATCGGTAGTAGGTATGGTAGGTGATGATAATGAGGGTAGGGTACTTTGTAGCATCCTAGAAGCAAGAGGCATAGATATCAAGCATGTTATAACATCTAAATCAAGACCTACACCATTGAAGAGTAGGTATCATATAGCAGGCTCTATATATTTGAGGATAGATAGGGAGGTTAGGGAGGATGTGGATAGAGGTACTACCTCCTCACTCATTGGTGCTGTTGAGGATTGTGTTGATGATGTTAACTGCATATGCGTATCTGATTATGACAAGGGTACTGTAACACCATTACTGCTCAGGAGCATAACAAGGATTGCTGTTGAGAGGGGTATAATGCTCATAGGTCAGCCAAAGGTCAAGCACTACAAAGACTTCATAGGCTTCGATTACCTGAGATCTACCATGGCAGAGGCTGTAAGAGCAACAGGGATAAAGATAATGAATGAATCTAGTTTCCATAATCTAGGTGTACATCTACTCTCAAGCCTGAACTGTAAAGCATTGGTGCTAAGCAGGAACAGAGGCTTGACTATATTCAAGGGCAATTCTATGATAAACATACCCTTCTTCGTGCAGAAGGAGTACATGAGTGCAATAGGGATAAGGGATGCAACCATGGCAATATTTGCACTAGCACTAGCATCAAATGCAGATGTTGTTGAGGCATCTATACTAAGCAATGTTGTGGCAGCAACTGCAACTATCAAGCCAGAGACCATGATAGTGTCGTTCAAGGATATTGAGGCAAGCCTCTACAGCAAGGAGATAGAGGAGGGTATATCACAGGTACCCCTGTACAAATGA
- a CDS encoding DUF2589 domain-containing protein produces MASGSAIAQELASAPFDEMIKNLLLAMVAAQNEANTSFIEGIKELADTIVEIKYKKKTDSGEEEKTISGNALAFGILPTMLQIQSGVIEVKMAITMERRTDFQVGVKAKAKFWFASVSVDAKYSNTYSYKAEASSYIRIQVAPAPPPQPLMKAIEKIAADNPPQIPA; encoded by the coding sequence ATGGCTTCAGGTAGTGCGATAGCACAAGAGTTAGCATCTGCACCATTCGATGAGATGATAAAGAACCTTTTACTAGCAATGGTTGCAGCACAGAATGAGGCTAATACATCATTCATAGAGGGTATAAAGGAGCTTGCAGATACAATAGTAGAGATAAAGTACAAGAAAAAGACAGATTCTGGTGAAGAAGAGAAGACTATAAGTGGAAATGCTCTAGCATTTGGAATACTCCCAACCATGCTCCAAATACAGAGTGGGGTTATAGAGGTGAAGATGGCAATAACAATGGAGAGGAGGACAGACTTCCAAGTGGGTGTAAAGGCAAAGGCAAAGTTCTGGTTCGCTAGTGTATCTGTTGATGCAAAGTACTCTAACACATACTCATACAAGGCAGAGGCATCAAGTTACATAAGGATACAGGTTGCTCCAGCACCCCCTCCACAACCACTCATGAAGGCTATAGAGAAGATAGCAGCAGATAATCCTCCACAGATACCCGCATAG